From one Butyricimonas faecihominis genomic stretch:
- a CDS encoding M23 family metallopeptidase, with protein sequence MKYTEEMILQSPSGYCMPFEEEKNKEVTLSKGYGELKDAVTGETSFHHGIDFHASHRPLAAVASGVVSSIGTDKEHGVYIVIRYGKYEVTYAHLANIFIRFGQKVKAGQTVAISGNDLHMEVAFDGEELNPIEFLTMLYGNIQALGKSGHSAAHEFTPFDGEIKTRYDRDKEEIEELMLRFLPVYMEDLFRGEYIVPEYTEQSLRNVFTVGAAKNYFFESMPSMANPLGIGSRALPLAGKVQNLLIADFLNYLALRHNVYLSTMSEEVKKNFNPRQ encoded by the coding sequence ATGAAATACACGGAAGAAATGATTCTACAGTCCCCAAGCGGCTATTGTATGCCCTTTGAGGAAGAAAAGAATAAAGAAGTAACCTTGTCAAAAGGCTACGGAGAACTGAAAGATGCCGTCACCGGAGAGACATCCTTTCATCACGGCATAGACTTCCATGCCAGTCACCGCCCTTTGGCGGCAGTGGCAAGCGGTGTCGTGTCAAGTATCGGTACGGACAAAGAGCATGGTGTATATATTGTCATACGCTACGGCAAATACGAAGTGACCTATGCGCATCTTGCTAATATATTCATCCGTTTCGGACAAAAGGTAAAAGCAGGTCAGACGGTAGCCATCAGTGGAAACGACCTTCACATGGAAGTGGCGTTTGACGGCGAGGAACTGAATCCGATAGAGTTCCTGACCATGCTTTACGGCAATATCCAGGCACTCGGCAAATCGGGACACAGTGCGGCACACGAGTTCACTCCGTTTGACGGTGAGATTAAAACCAGGTACGACCGTGACAAGGAGGAAATCGAGGAACTGATGCTCCGCTTCCTTCCCGTCTATATGGAAGACCTGTTCCGTGGCGAGTACATCGTACCCGAATATACAGAACAGTCCCTGCGTAATGTGTTCACCGTGGGAGCGGCCAAGAACTACTTCTTTGAGTCGATGCCGAGCATGGCAAACCCTTTGGGCATAGGCAGCCGTGCCTTGCCTTTGGCCGGCAAGGTACAGAATCTCCTGATAGCGGACTTTCTCAATTATCTCGCTCTCAGGCACAATGTCTATCTCTCTACCATGAGCGAGGAAGTAAAAAAAAACTTCAATCCGAGGCAGTAG
- a CDS encoding zincin-like metallopeptidase domain-containing protein codes for MKEKSQFEKNAADKQVELLSGALSGAVSAGGHWLNATGKGYPKFYPAGVAVSPFNALFMALHSDKHGCKSNLFTLYSEAKARGESVKEHEKGVPFLFYNWNKYVNRNNPNEVISRDDYQKLSPEEKNRYKGVHNREIRTLFNIDQTLLPHVDRQAYDDALAKYGNSVEQGFGEKELRELRPKFNAFVQSISRNLAPVRTDGSGVAHYDSQKDAIYIPRQKDFAHYTDYAQETLRQIIAATGHQQRLAREGMVMKSGIPPTEDAVKQERLIAEIASGIKMLEMGLPARLSDESVKLVDYWNRELKENPCLIDAIESDVNNALEVIRKAERGEKIEYATYRNHRQTEQMREQMPKHFFVADEIKKHPDKENKTIVLVIDKQGRSADVILPAGASLEVNNEIKGMSKQRIQSALEKSGIEKVRFYNPDGALGYRPDDRYFAEKQIEVARLKNWALETLSTIDAHPAVKQADKPWFEKIQMVQDDKNRWALFIKPEGKAGYSVYPEKDDLNRFFTTLKQSLDNIDKVRGELARKYYALAESKPDLKVDLFHTADESIDLNRIQRVAVFKTKNGAILCAPTIDNRKPQPRSVTPQQWQRMWVAEDRNSFKQHLAATLFADVLNKSQTQEQTSSERQEEEVETKISRDEEIKHDRPKEEEVSKGMHR; via the coding sequence ATGAAAGAGAAATCACAGTTTGAGAAAAATGCCGCCGACAAACAAGTGGAACTGCTCTCCGGAGCGTTAAGCGGAGCGGTCAGCGCGGGCGGCCACTGGCTCAATGCCACAGGAAAGGGATATCCCAAGTTTTATCCGGCAGGCGTGGCGGTCAGTCCGTTCAACGCCCTGTTCATGGCTCTGCACTCGGACAAGCACGGATGCAAGAGCAACCTCTTCACCTTATATAGCGAAGCAAAGGCAAGAGGCGAATCCGTCAAGGAACACGAAAAAGGAGTACCGTTCCTGTTCTATAACTGGAACAAGTACGTGAACAGGAACAATCCCAACGAGGTCATATCAAGGGATGACTACCAAAAACTTTCTCCCGAAGAGAAGAACCGATACAAAGGCGTACACAACAGGGAGATACGCACATTGTTCAATATCGACCAGACTTTGCTGCCCCACGTTGACAGACAAGCATACGATGACGCATTGGCAAAATACGGCAACAGTGTCGAGCAAGGATTCGGAGAAAAGGAGTTGCGTGAACTCAGGCCGAAATTCAATGCCTTCGTACAGTCTATTTCGAGAAATCTGGCACCGGTTCGCACGGATGGCAGCGGTGTGGCGCATTATGACAGCCAGAAAGACGCGATATATATTCCACGGCAAAAGGATTTCGCACATTACACCGATTACGCGCAGGAAACCCTTCGGCAAATCATAGCAGCCACCGGACACCAGCAACGCCTTGCCCGTGAGGGAATGGTGATGAAAAGCGGGATTCCCCCAACAGAGGATGCCGTCAAGCAGGAACGGCTGATTGCCGAAATCGCTTCGGGTATCAAGATGCTGGAAATGGGACTTCCGGCCCGGTTGTCGGACGAGAGTGTCAAACTGGTGGATTATTGGAACCGTGAACTGAAAGAGAACCCTTGTCTGATAGATGCCATCGAGAGCGATGTGAACAATGCGCTGGAAGTGATACGCAAAGCGGAACGGGGCGAGAAAATCGAGTATGCCACCTATCGTAACCACCGCCAGACAGAACAGATGCGGGAGCAAATGCCCAAGCATTTCTTCGTGGCTGACGAAATCAAGAAGCATCCCGACAAGGAAAACAAGACCATTGTCCTGGTCATCGACAAACAAGGCAGGAGTGCCGATGTGATACTCCCTGCCGGTGCATCCCTGGAGGTGAACAACGAGATCAAGGGAATGAGCAAACAGCGCATACAAAGCGCATTGGAGAAAAGCGGCATTGAAAAAGTGCGTTTCTATAATCCGGACGGTGCGTTGGGCTACCGTCCCGATGACCGTTACTTCGCCGAAAAGCAGATAGAGGTGGCGCGTCTGAAAAACTGGGCATTGGAAACACTCTCCACCATCGATGCGCACCCCGCAGTGAAGCAAGCTGACAAACCCTGGTTTGAGAAGATACAGATGGTACAGGATGACAAGAACCGCTGGGCTTTGTTCATCAAGCCGGAAGGAAAAGCCGGTTACAGCGTCTATCCCGAAAAGGATGACCTGAACCGTTTCTTCACCACGCTGAAACAGTCATTGGATAATATAGACAAGGTGCGTGGAGAACTGGCCAGAAAATACTACGCCCTTGCCGAGAGCAAGCCGGATCTAAAGGTGGACCTGTTCCATACGGCAGATGAAAGCATTGACTTGAACCGCATACAACGAGTGGCCGTGTTCAAGACAAAGAACGGGGCGATACTCTGCGCTCCCACCATTGACAACCGGAAGCCACAGCCCCGAAGTGTCACACCACAGCAATGGCAACGGATGTGGGTCGCCGAGGACAGGAACAGTTTCAAACAGCATCTGGCAGCAACGCTTTTCGCGGACGTGCTGAACAAAAGCCAGACACAGGAACAGACCTCTTCCGAGAGACAGGAGGAGGAAGTGGAAACGAAAATCAGCCGTGACGAGGAAATCAAGCACGACCGGCCTAAAGAGGAAGAGGTATCAAAAGGAATGCACCGATAA
- a CDS encoding glucosaminidase domain-containing protein, protein MSKNKEYAEKYAVFAMEQMRKYGIPASVTLAQGILESSNGQSRMALNENNHFGIKATPGWIAQGGKYGIYTDDKPNEKFCSYDSVGDSYEHHSKFLVENKRYAECFDLSPDDYKGWTEGLAKAGYASGGNYAQSLQKIIEANGLQKYDRIVMAEMKAKGLETGTGQAVTTNAYSFPVEREEFLFVTSPFGMRTDPMDADKQQMHKGMDIRCKGDAVLATENNGKVVAVNQNAKTAGGKSVTIEYERADGNKIQNTYMHLFSVDVKVGDKVQAGQRLGMSGNTGTRTTGEHLHFGVAQITADGQKRDIDPAIYLADIAQKGNIKLQALHNGNDLLAKYKTEVTATPQETKSQSPEEWMKKLLSSEDSGVGLSGTNDPIMDMVVKAFSSLMMLAVVIDNKNEEEQKEAISEMAGSRKVELTSLLPHMRSCALVIGENNKAVLQADNGTVQVSRELSTVELSRMSATLNNPELSEKSKRMRVAGMVNAIVLSQQASQNFEQGMSEQQSQNEQIRR, encoded by the coding sequence ATGAGCAAGAATAAAGAATATGCGGAAAAATACGCCGTTTTTGCGATGGAACAGATGCGCAAATACGGCATCCCGGCTTCCGTGACCTTGGCACAGGGCATACTGGAGAGCAGCAACGGGCAAAGCCGTATGGCCCTGAACGAGAACAACCATTTCGGTATCAAAGCCACTCCGGGATGGATTGCGCAAGGTGGCAAATACGGTATTTACACCGATGACAAGCCCAATGAGAAGTTTTGCAGCTACGACAGCGTGGGCGATTCTTACGAGCATCACTCCAAATTCCTTGTAGAGAACAAACGGTACGCGGAATGTTTTGACCTGTCTCCTGACGATTACAAGGGTTGGACGGAAGGACTTGCCAAGGCCGGGTATGCAAGTGGCGGCAATTATGCCCAAAGTCTGCAAAAAATCATTGAAGCAAACGGGCTGCAGAAGTATGACCGGATAGTCATGGCAGAAATGAAGGCAAAAGGACTGGAAACAGGAACCGGACAAGCGGTTACGACAAACGCCTATTCATTCCCGGTCGAGCGCGAAGAGTTCCTGTTTGTCACTTCACCGTTTGGAATGCGTACCGACCCTATGGATGCTGACAAACAGCAAATGCACAAGGGTATGGACATCCGTTGTAAGGGCGATGCGGTGTTGGCTACCGAGAATAACGGCAAAGTGGTGGCAGTAAACCAAAATGCCAAAACCGCCGGAGGCAAGTCCGTAACCATTGAATACGAGAGGGCTGACGGAAACAAGATACAGAACACTTATATGCATCTGTTCTCTGTTGATGTCAAGGTGGGTGACAAGGTGCAAGCCGGACAGAGACTTGGTATGTCAGGCAACACCGGCACACGGACTACGGGCGAACACCTGCATTTCGGAGTGGCACAGATTACCGCTGACGGACAAAAGCGAGACATTGACCCCGCAATCTATCTGGCAGACATCGCCCAAAAGGGAAACATCAAACTGCAAGCCTTGCATAATGGCAACGACCTGTTGGCTAAATACAAAACGGAGGTTACTGCCACTCCCCAGGAAACAAAATCACAAAGTCCTGAAGAGTGGATGAAGAAACTGTTATCATCGGAAGACAGCGGTGTCGGACTTTCAGGAACGAATGACCCGATTATGGATATGGTGGTCAAAGCCTTTTCCTCGCTGATGATGCTGGCGGTAGTCATTGACAACAAGAACGAAGAGGAACAGAAAGAAGCTATTTCTGAAATGGCAGGTAGCCGGAAGGTGGAACTGACTTCATTGTTGCCCCACATGAGAAGCTGTGCCCTTGTCATCGGAGAGAACAACAAAGCCGTATTGCAGGCAGACAACGGTACCGTGCAAGTCTCACGGGAACTCAGTACCGTTGAGTTGAGCCGGATGTCTGCCACTTTGAATAATCCTGAACTCTCGGAGAAAAGCAAGCGTATGCGAGTGGCAGGAATGGTCAATGCCATTGTCCTTTCACAACAGGCTTCACAAAACTTCGAGCAGGGAATGTCGGAACAGCAGAGCCAGAACGAACAAATCAGAAGATAA
- a CDS encoding zincin-like metallopeptidase domain-containing protein: MAGYRKNSNDGPSAEDKALDLFAEMMIERIETISKDWTKPWITEGSLGWPKNLSGREYNGMNALMLLLHCENEGYKIPRFCTFDCVQRMNKPSEKQAKEGVELPRVSVNKGEKSFPVMLTTFTCIHKETKEKIKYDDFKKLSDEEKKMYNVYPKMQVFRVFNVAQTNLQEARPELWNKLANGDAVKLDESEKMSFEPMDVMIRDNRWICPIKPMHQDKAYFSISKNEIVVPEKSQFKDGESYYGTLWHEMTHSTGIEGQLDRIKPSGFGSDEYAREELVAELGSALVAQRYGMSKALKEESCAYLKSWLDHLKESPQFIKTTLLDVNRATSLVTQNVDKIVQELEQNSKVQQDNGQRNEVKQSVPEGKVFYSSVAYLQSTDDTSRLDALREKGDYEGLLRLAKEYYDGDGINEQYTFASPRQNKGDDLLIEDKDFAVVYNNCVGGTYEVMLKYSEQEIRDHITRYGVRLASSDIKEVAKDMAAEQFSAMTRQRTPVLEMPSGDILHIGYNRDADTLDVGTATNAGLAVSHSFPYDHDNSLDSNLQSVNEKLNEMEQYQKEEVEYSGGMHR, from the coding sequence ATGGCCGGTTACAGGAAAAACAGCAATGACGGTCCGTCCGCGGAGGACAAGGCTCTTGACCTCTTTGCGGAAATGATGATCGAGCGTATCGAGACCATCAGCAAGGACTGGACGAAACCGTGGATTACCGAGGGTAGTTTAGGGTGGCCGAAGAATCTGTCCGGACGTGAGTATAATGGGATGAACGCGCTGATGTTGCTTCTTCATTGCGAGAACGAGGGCTACAAGATACCGCGTTTCTGCACCTTTGACTGCGTGCAACGGATGAACAAACCGTCCGAAAAGCAGGCAAAGGAGGGCGTGGAGCTGCCAAGAGTTTCAGTGAACAAGGGCGAAAAATCCTTCCCCGTGATGCTCACTACCTTTACCTGCATCCACAAGGAGACCAAGGAGAAGATCAAGTATGACGATTTTAAGAAACTCTCCGATGAAGAGAAGAAGATGTACAATGTATATCCGAAGATGCAGGTCTTCCGGGTATTCAATGTAGCCCAAACCAATCTTCAGGAAGCCCGTCCGGAACTTTGGAACAAGCTGGCGAATGGGGATGCCGTAAAGTTGGATGAAAGCGAGAAGATGTCTTTTGAACCGATGGATGTGATGATTCGAGATAACCGCTGGATTTGCCCGATCAAGCCGATGCACCAGGACAAGGCATACTTTTCCATTTCCAAGAACGAGATTGTGGTTCCCGAAAAATCCCAGTTCAAGGACGGCGAATCCTATTATGGTACTCTTTGGCATGAGATGACCCACAGCACGGGCATTGAGGGGCAACTCGACCGTATCAAACCGTCCGGTTTCGGTTCGGACGAATACGCCCGTGAGGAACTGGTGGCAGAATTAGGCAGCGCATTGGTGGCACAGCGTTACGGTATGAGCAAGGCATTGAAAGAAGAGAGCTGCGCTTATCTGAAATCCTGGCTGGACCACTTGAAGGAATCGCCCCAGTTTATCAAGACCACACTTCTGGATGTAAACAGGGCTACCTCGCTCGTTACGCAGAATGTGGATAAAATAGTGCAGGAATTGGAACAGAATAGCAAGGTGCAGCAGGATAACGGACAGCGGAATGAGGTCAAACAGTCCGTACCCGAAGGAAAGGTGTTCTACTCTTCCGTAGCCTATCTGCAATCCACCGATGACACCTCACGACTGGATGCGCTTCGGGAGAAAGGCGATTATGAGGGATTGCTCCGGCTTGCCAAGGAGTATTATGACGGCGATGGAATCAACGAGCAATATACCTTTGCCTCTCCTCGCCAGAACAAGGGTGATGACCTGCTGATAGAAGACAAGGATTTTGCCGTGGTCTATAACAACTGCGTGGGAGGAACTTACGAGGTGATGCTGAAATACTCGGAGCAGGAAATCCGTGACCATATTACACGGTATGGTGTCCGGCTGGCAAGCAGTGACATAAAAGAGGTTGCCAAAGACATGGCGGCCGAGCAGTTCTCTGCGATGACAAGGCAGCGTACTCCTGTCCTTGAAATGCCGAGCGGAGATATTCTCCATATCGGGTATAACAGGGATGCCGACACCCTTGATGTCGGCACGGCGACCAATGCCGGACTTGCCGTCAGTCACAGTTTCCCATACGACCACGACAATTCGCTCGATTCCAATCTCCAATCCGTCAATGAAAAACTGAATGAAATGGAGCAATATCAAAAAGAGGAGGTGGAATACAGCGGCGGGATGCACCGCTGA
- a CDS encoding DUF6577 family protein — protein sequence MSNETTTFILDYAEVHHDFSLGDLFAYLQEKTGIKKSSLSWYLFKLVNENVLVRTGRGTYAKVMKQVFSPQPIEEVKEVYGLLQSDFPFAKFCVYQGDIIAPLQHHLSSNRIIYVETDRDSAETVFNFLKDKNHDVYLRPDKNMIYRYVDMDSRVIFVKNLVSEAPLQEVSGVPMPTLEKLLVDILRDTDFFYLQGSESDRIIENAFNLYTINRNRLFRYADRRKVKKELSSILENLNIQ from the coding sequence ATGAGCAACGAGACGACAACATTCATACTTGACTATGCTGAAGTTCATCATGACTTTAGTTTAGGAGATTTGTTTGCTTATCTACAAGAGAAGACAGGCATCAAAAAGTCTTCTTTGTCCTGGTATCTGTTCAAGCTCGTGAATGAAAATGTACTGGTCAGAACCGGGCGGGGAACGTATGCCAAAGTGATGAAGCAGGTCTTTTCACCCCAACCGATAGAGGAAGTGAAGGAGGTTTACGGTTTGTTGCAATCGGATTTTCCGTTTGCGAAATTCTGTGTTTATCAAGGGGACATCATAGCCCCTTTGCAACATCACCTTTCATCCAACCGCATCATCTACGTGGAAACGGACAGGGATTCGGCAGAAACCGTTTTCAATTTCCTGAAAGACAAGAACCATGATGTTTACTTGCGACCGGACAAAAATATGATATACCGATATGTGGATATGGACAGTCGTGTCATTTTCGTGAAAAACCTTGTTTCGGAAGCTCCCTTGCAAGAAGTATCCGGCGTACCTATGCCCACGTTGGAAAAACTGTTAGTGGATATATTGAGAGATACGGACTTTTTCTACCTGCAAGGCAGTGAGAGTGACCGTATCATAGAAAACGCTTTTAACCTGTACACAATCAACAGGAACAGGCTTTTCAGGTATGCCGACAGGCGTAAAGTGAAGAAAGAATTATCGTCAATTTTAGAAAACTTGAACATACAATGA
- a CDS encoding nucleotidyl transferase AbiEii/AbiGii toxin family protein, whose product MIKKECFTTEWIEQVASELHYNDKNLIEKVIRALSLLEMLVKAGCPLVFKGGTALMLILGKSAHRLSIDIDVICPPGTNIEDYLKSFADFGFINLELVERKQRDDADIPKSHSKFFYQIAYRNDTDAQSYILLDVLYEDIHYFQTRQIAIDCPFIRLEGEPLMVTVPSAEDILGDKLTAFAPNTTGIPYYKNGRSCSMEIAKQLYDVGRLFENVSGLQITAEAFRKIAVVELSYRSLGTDIGQVFNDIRQTALCISTRGKSGEGDFNLIQDGIIRVKSFMYKQRYLIDNAIIDAARAAYLATLIEKGVTEVERYSNNPVDIKDLVIRPSLTNKLNKLKSNLPEAFYYWAKTSELLEV is encoded by the coding sequence ATGATAAAGAAAGAGTGTTTTACGACAGAATGGATTGAACAGGTTGCATCCGAACTGCACTACAATGACAAGAACCTCATAGAGAAAGTAATCCGTGCCTTGTCCCTGCTTGAAATGTTGGTTAAAGCCGGGTGTCCTCTCGTCTTCAAGGGTGGCACAGCACTTATGCTCATCCTTGGGAAATCTGCCCATCGTCTATCAATCGACATTGATGTCATCTGTCCTCCCGGAACCAATATAGAGGACTATCTGAAATCGTTTGCCGATTTTGGCTTTATCAATCTGGAACTCGTGGAGCGCAAGCAAAGGGACGACGCGGACATACCTAAAAGCCATTCCAAGTTTTTCTATCAGATAGCTTACCGGAACGACACGGACGCCCAATCCTATATTCTGCTGGACGTATTGTACGAGGACATTCATTATTTCCAAACCCGGCAAATAGCCATTGATTGCCCGTTCATACGGCTGGAGGGAGAACCGTTAATGGTGACTGTTCCGTCCGCAGAAGATATTTTAGGGGATAAACTGACAGCTTTCGCTCCCAACACTACCGGAATACCTTATTACAAGAACGGCAGGTCCTGTTCGATGGAGATAGCCAAGCAACTTTATGACGTGGGGCGGTTGTTTGAAAATGTTTCAGGATTGCAGATTACCGCAGAGGCTTTCCGCAAGATTGCGGTAGTCGAACTCTCGTACCGGTCTTTGGGAACGGATATCGGACAGGTCTTCAACGACATCCGTCAGACGGCACTCTGTATCTCCACACGAGGTAAATCCGGAGAAGGTGATTTCAACTTGATACAAGACGGAATCATCCGTGTAAAGTCATTTATGTACAAACAACGGTATCTGATAGACAATGCTATTATTGATGCGGCACGGGCGGCTTATTTAGCCACGCTGATTGAAAAGGGAGTCACAGAAGTGGAACGCTATTCAAACAATCCGGTTGACATCAAGGATTTGGTTATTCGACCTTCGCTGACCAACAAACTGAACAAGTTGAAAAGCAATCTACCGGAAGCCTTCTATTATTGGGCAAAGACGAGTGAACTGTTGGAAGTATGA
- a CDS encoding sulfide:quinone reductase, translated as MEYNNQLSENDKRFADEFSNYVNGKMASPRKVGKALADDHRYLVNEKAKLMFYFMEQLAENWHKGRYDQRNEWACRLAAETIDHLAENDLYHLPEEYYENHKQ; from the coding sequence ATGGAGTACAACAATCAATTATCGGAGAATGACAAACGCTTTGCAGACGAGTTCTCAAACTATGTGAACGGAAAAATGGCTTCACCCCGAAAGGTGGGCAAGGCATTGGCGGATGACCACCGCTATTTGGTAAACGAAAAAGCCAAGCTAATGTTCTACTTTATGGAGCAGTTGGCGGAGAACTGGCACAAGGGAAGATATGACCAGCGTAACGAATGGGCGTGCCGTCTGGCAGCGGAAACCATAGACCATTTGGCAGAGAACGACCTCTATCATTTGCCCGAAGAGTATTACGAAAACCATAAACAATAA